The Triticum aestivum cultivar Chinese Spring chromosome 3A, IWGSC CS RefSeq v2.1, whole genome shotgun sequence genome includes a region encoding these proteins:
- the LOC123058710 gene encoding putative F-box protein At1g49610, translating to MGSKISTHGAGPGPGDSDDEDRISILPDHLLQHILSFIPAQDAVRTGVLSRRWQHVWVEAPTFAFSDDTRSTAGFADSLEKVLARSRSHHVDVLKISIRHPLHMAHANVWLQQAVERVHGSTGISFVFPPKPNDCSSESSGDRVVLDLPCGGRTTALSLDVSSDGIGTLRVPPVSAALSSSLTELSLKSLRLDGSRFSDFVSSCCPHLRKLFLHTFGGMDYLRLSNDALEDLDLDFASGSCRGLRQLQVSSRNLRRLRIHDIFVSFNLVMVMYLHGRC from the coding sequence ATGGGCTCCAAAATATCAACCCACGGCGCCGGGCCCGGCCCCGGCGATAGCGACGACGAGGATAGGATCAGCatcctccccgaccacctgctgCAACACATCTTGAGCTTCATCCCCGCCCAGGATGCTGTCCGCACGGGCGTGCTCTCACGGCGGTGGCAGCATGTCTGGGTCGAGGCCCCGACCTTCGCCTTCTCGGACGACACGCGATCGACGGCAGGGTTCGCCGACTCGCTGGAGAAGGTGCTCGCTCGCAGTCGCAGCCACCACGTCGATGTACTCAAGATATCCATCAGGCATCCTCTGCACATGGCCCATGCAAACGTGTGGCTCCAGCAGGCCGTGGAGCGTGTCCATGGAAGCACCGGCATCAGCTTCGTCTTCCCACCGAAACCGAATGATTGTTCTTCGGAGTCTTCCGGCGACCGGGTCGTGTTGGATTTGCCCTGCGGCGGAAGGACGACGGCTTTGTCGCTGGACGTCTCCTCGGATGGCATCGGAACCCTCAGAGTGCCGCCGGTATCCGCTGCGTTGTCCAGCTCGCTTACAGAGCTGAGTCTGAAGTCCCTACGGCTCGACGGCAGCCGCTTCTCCGATTTCGTGTCATCTTGCTGCCCTCACCTTAGAAAGCTCTTCCTGCACACCTTCGGCGGCATGGACTACCTCAGGCTCTCCAACGACGCCCTGGAAGATCTTGATCTGGACTTCGCCTCAGGCAGCTGCCGCGGCCTCCGACAGCTGCAGGTGTCGTCGCGCAACCTTCGCCGCCTACGCATCCACGACATCTTTGTTAGTTTTAATCTTGTCATGGTCATGTATCTGCATGGGAGATGCTGA